The following nucleotide sequence is from Hevea brasiliensis isolate MT/VB/25A 57/8 chromosome 7, ASM3005281v1, whole genome shotgun sequence.
GACAAGGAAGCAACTGTTAGACTGTTACCTctctttatttaaataattacggCACTTTGTTTATTATCCAATGATCATCTTCTAGTTTAGTAATGGTAAAGCTCAGGAGCGAGACGTGGGGTGAGCATAACTTCCAGAGGAGTTTCCTTGCACAAGGATAAGGTTAAGCTCTCAGTCATGTCCACGGGCTCATTGTTTGGTGTCGTGAAGTTGAATCCTTGGAGCAGCCTAGCCATTCCCAGTTGTACTACTTGCAAAGCAAAGTTGAGGCCTGGACAGGACCTTCTCCCTGAACCAAATGGCACGAGCTCGAAATTTTGACCCAAAAGGTCTACGTGTGTATGGGTTGTCAGAAATCTATCTGGCTTGAACTCTTCAGGATTCGGCCACACACTAGCGTCGCGATGCAACTTCCATAAGTTTGTCAAAAAACGAGTGCCCTTTGGAATATGGTATCCGCACAGGGTGCAATCTTCCATTGCCTCGCGAGGAACTGCCAGGGGACCTGCTGGGTATAATCTCAGTGTTTCTTTAATGATTGCTTTGAGGTACACTAAGTTTTCGACGTCTGATTCTTCTACGGGTCTGTCCCTTCCAACTTTCTGATCTATCTCCTCTTGGGCAAGCTGCAATTCACGCCTGTTGTTCAACAAATTGGCCAACATCCATATCATGGTGATAGATGTTGTATCGGACCCACCGACGATAAGAGTCTGCACAAATGAATTCAACTgttaaaattataattgaaaaaaaGCTAATATTTCTCTATGTGCTCTGGTATTTGATTATTTGCCAATGACATATTTTAGCTCATAATCGAACATTCCTTTAAGACATCTCGCATGgcagtaattaaataaataatcttatgcatattaaaaaaatgatttttttttttttttttatgtaaagaaataatatatataccaTTATTGTTGCTTTGATAACTGTTTCACGAGAATTGCCGAATTGGGAATCATCCTGAACTGCAGATAGCAAAACATCTATGAAATCCTGCTTGGTCTCCACCTCACCGTTGAGCCTTCTCAACTCATGTTCTTGAACCCAGGCATCTATAATGGAATCCAATTCCTTGTTAATCTTCTTCATAGATTTCACAGACCCATACATGAATTCCGTCCATCCTAGAAAAGGAATCAAGTCAGAAGGAACAGAAGCACCAGCACAATACATGAATTCCCTCATGACTTCTCCAATGGGACGTCCCTTTTCATCGTGCCCATTATTGTCACCTTCGAAGTATCGCTTTCCTGCCACCATTCTTGTTATCATATTGAGCACCAAATGTTCAAACAAGTCGCTCATGTTAACCTTGACTGGATTGTTCTTATTTTCCTTCCATTGCCTGAATAGATCCTTGTTGACAAGACTCACTTCAGATGTTCGAACATCCTTCAACAACTTGAGCCTTTGGGGGGAGAGGAGCTCGACGATGGCGAGCTTACGCACATCACGCCAATAGGAACCGTAAGGCGAGAAACCAAAGGATGCATAGTTGTAGGCTAGGTGCTTTGACTGGCTTGATTGTGGGCGTGAAGCTACGAATTTGTCATTTGTGGTATAGAACTCTTTCATTATATGTTGACTGCTGATCACCACTGTGCGGTGCATCCCCATGTTGATGGAGAAGATAGGGCCATATTTATCAGCTACATCACCCAAGATTCTGGCAAACGGTTTCCTGGCACCAAGTTGATGAAGGTGACCTATAATTGGCAGGGCACCAGGAATTTGTGGGGGCAAAGAGCGCTCCTTACTGCTATGTTTCTTTCCCCTCCGTAGATTATAAAGCAGGACTAGAGCTAGGACTCCTAGAATTGCTACAAAATTTGAAGAGAAATCCATGATGGGTCTGGACTCTGGAGGGAGGATTTGCTTGAGTGCTGAAGTTGAAGGAATGAGTGGAATTTATAGAGCTTCATGAATTTACTGTTAGTGGAAAAAAAAGAAAGCAAGTAATTTCTTCTCCGAGTCGCCAGAATGGAAGAAAAAATAGAAGGCACGATGTAATTGGTTGGTCCAATATTATAATGACGTCTAGATTTTAGACCATAGAGAAAACTATATAGTAATGAATCGGCCAGCCAATTTGGGAGTCACGCCTTCCACTTTTTGAGCTAAAATCCTTGAAAAGGACATCTTCGATAATTTTGGGATTTTTTTTTCACTGCGAGATTTTAATAGATGGAGatgatattataataattttattgagatttgatttattataaatttaatatattaatatgtgAGATTGGTAAattttattgtatatattttatattttatattttaaatttaaaataaattaacttaaaaaattattaattaaatattaagaaaaaaattatttttcaagcaGTGATAATAAAGATTGAGTTTTactcttcatatttaaatttaattcggtaaaatattataaatatttcagGCTGAGCTAACTCaacttaattattatatattaactTTAGATAAAAAacgtaaaatataattaaaaattttagatatatTTAAATGAATTTCAGTTTCAACTCgattttataaattattgttttaatatttatataatataaaataaatttaaaactataaaaatTTACTTAATTAAGTTCGTCCTAACTTATTATTTAAGTTTTATAATTATCTTTAGGactataattttttaagtttgagtttcaattaaaatta
It contains:
- the LOC131181501 gene encoding cytochrome P450 CYP82D47-like, with translation MDFSSNFVAILGVLALVLLYNLRRGKKHSSKERSLPPQIPGALPIIGHLHQLGARKPFARILGDVADKYGPIFSINMGMHRTVVISSQHIMKEFYTTNDKFVASRPQSSQSKHLAYNYASFGFSPYGSYWRDVRKLAIVELLSPQRLKLLKDVRTSEVSLVNKDLFRQWKENKNNPVKVNMSDLFEHLVLNMITRMVAGKRYFEGDNNGHDEKGRPIGEVMREFMYCAGASVPSDLIPFLGWTEFMYGSVKSMKKINKELDSIIDAWVQEHELRRLNGEVETKQDFIDVLLSAVQDDSQFGNSRETVIKATIMTLIVGGSDTTSITMIWMLANLLNNRRELQLAQEEIDQKVGRDRPVEESDVENLVYLKAIIKETLRLYPAGPLAVPREAMEDCTLCGYHIPKGTRFLTNLWKLHRDASVWPNPEEFKPDRFLTTHTHVDLLGQNFELVPFGSGRRSCPGLNFALQVVQLGMARLLQGFNFTTPNNEPVDMTESLTLSLCKETPLEVMLTPRLAPELYHY